The Macrococcoides canis genome has a window encoding:
- the chrA gene encoding chromate efflux transporter, which translates to MNKLIEIFIVALKLGVTSFGGPIAHLGYFRDEYVVRRKWLSESLYQDIVSLCQILPGPASSQVGMAIGLLRGGILGAVAAFLGFTLPSVIALIFIASLFIHTEIPLGFTKGLMLVAVAVVLHALIGMGKKALNDVTTVVIALVSLLVVLFFPVAWAQLLVIILSGVIGMLLFKVQPSHYERLQLNISKRVSNGALLILLLLLIGLPLISMTTSNEWVVFFNKLYQAGLLVFGGGHVVLPLLQSAFVPDMTLDRFLAGYGVTQAMPGPLFTFSSYIGTVMFGVMGGIVGMIAIFLPAMLLVVGTLPYFADIRSNRYIASALKGINAGVIGILGAAFINPILKHTIINPLDALFACLLFIMLQYGKVAPWIVVTAGLIIGIIFYR; encoded by the coding sequence ATGAATAAATTAATTGAAATATTTATTGTTGCTTTAAAGCTGGGAGTGACAAGTTTTGGAGGTCCAATTGCGCACCTTGGCTACTTTAGAGACGAGTATGTTGTCAGACGAAAATGGTTAAGCGAAAGTCTCTATCAGGATATTGTAAGTCTATGCCAAATATTACCGGGTCCAGCATCAAGTCAGGTCGGCATGGCGATTGGATTGTTACGGGGTGGCATTCTTGGAGCAGTTGCAGCATTTTTAGGATTTACTTTACCTTCTGTAATTGCGTTAATATTCATTGCTTCTTTATTTATACATACTGAAATACCGCTTGGATTTACGAAAGGATTGATGCTCGTTGCAGTTGCAGTTGTCCTGCATGCACTCATCGGGATGGGAAAGAAGGCGCTGAATGATGTAACGACCGTAGTCATAGCGCTCGTGAGTTTGCTAGTCGTACTCTTCTTTCCTGTCGCTTGGGCACAGCTCCTTGTTATCATCTTATCTGGTGTAATAGGTATGCTGTTATTTAAAGTTCAGCCATCACATTACGAAAGGCTGCAGCTGAACATTTCAAAGCGTGTGAGTAACGGTGCGCTATTAATATTATTACTGTTGCTGATTGGTTTACCTCTTATAAGTATGACGACCAGCAATGAATGGGTGGTGTTCTTTAATAAATTGTATCAAGCTGGATTGCTTGTATTTGGAGGAGGACATGTCGTACTGCCATTACTACAGAGCGCATTTGTACCGGATATGACGTTAGATCGATTTCTAGCAGGTTACGGAGTGACACAGGCGATGCCAGGACCACTATTTACATTTAGCTCATATATCGGAACGGTGATGTTTGGTGTAATGGGTGGAATAGTAGGGATGATTGCGATATTTCTACCAGCGATGCTGCTTGTCGTGGGCACGTTGCCATATTTTGCAGATATCCGTAGCAATCGATATATTGCAAGTGCATTAAAGGGCATCAATGCAGGGGTTATCGGTATACTTGGAGCAGCCTTTATCAATCCGATATTGAAGCACACAATCATAAATCCCCTGGATGCACTGTTTGCATGTCTGCTGTTTATCATGCTGCAATATGGTAAAGTAGCACCATGGATTGTCGTTACAGCAGGACTGATAATCGGTATTATCTTTTATAGATAG
- a CDS encoding DNA-3-methyladenine glycosylase I — protein MRHTWADAHPLLTTYYENEWQIESHDDRYLFEMLVLEGMQAGLSWLTILKRREAMRSALDNFDYATIAEYDEDDFERLMNDEGMIRNRLKVRSIMSNAQAFMKVRAQYGTFDSYIWHFTDGKPVVSYFEDEAEIPTDNALSQQISKDLKKRGFKFVGPVIIYGYLGAIGIIQDKLK, from the coding sequence ATGAGACATACATGGGCAGATGCACATCCATTACTCACGACATATTATGAAAATGAATGGCAGATTGAATCACACGATGACCGTTATTTATTTGAAATGCTTGTACTAGAAGGAATGCAGGCAGGATTATCATGGCTCACGATATTAAAGCGCAGAGAAGCGATGCGTAGTGCCTTAGATAACTTTGATTATGCAACCATCGCTGAATATGATGAAGACGACTTTGAACGACTGATGAATGATGAAGGAATGATACGTAATCGATTAAAAGTACGCAGCATAATGAGTAATGCACAGGCATTTATGAAAGTAAGAGCGCAGTATGGAACGTTTGACAGCTATATATGGCATTTTACAGATGGAAAGCCGGTTGTGAGTTACTTTGAAGATGAAGCGGAGATACCGACAGATAATGCGTTATCTCAACAAATCAGTAAAGATTTAAAGAAACGTGGATTTAAATTTGTAGGTCCTGTTATTATATACGGGTATCTCGGTGCAATTGGCATCATTCAGGATAAACTAAAATAA
- a CDS encoding MFS transporter — translation MSKFKLFTFILSVFVVGMVELVVSGILTLISDDLHISRALAGQLVTIYAFTVAISGPILVKLTERYNPKWVLLISMIIFIIGNIINAAGDVFWVIVIGRIIASAASSIIVVKLLALTVILSDPRERGKMLGLVYIGFSGANVFGVPIGTKLGEMLGWRATFWMIVLVSVIATILLMFQLPNTINASEDEDKSSKLLYPKEAAKYIGITFFILASNYIVFTYISPMMLNEGYTLEQVSILLFVCGLGSIAGTSFGGRMADKLGSRKWLLIALTIYTLSIFLFKLSLPVFAVLLIVMLIWNVFEWSTNPAIQIGIIKQVKGDSSSIMAWNMSALNAGIGFGALIGGIIINNFDVAITPYVSICLAALCIVLAYIIKR, via the coding sequence ATGTCAAAATTTAAACTCTTTACATTTATACTCAGCGTGTTCGTAGTCGGCATGGTCGAGCTTGTCGTTTCTGGTATTCTCACTTTGATTAGCGACGATCTCCATATCTCACGCGCGCTTGCTGGCCAGCTTGTTACAATCTATGCATTTACGGTAGCAATAAGTGGTCCGATTCTTGTCAAACTCACTGAACGCTACAATCCAAAATGGGTGCTCTTAATCAGCATGATCATCTTTATTATCGGCAATATCATCAATGCTGCAGGTGACGTTTTCTGGGTCATCGTCATCGGACGTATTATCGCCTCAGCAGCATCCAGTATCATTGTCGTGAAATTGCTTGCACTTACGGTAATCCTAAGCGACCCGCGTGAACGAGGTAAAATGCTCGGCCTTGTCTACATTGGCTTTAGCGGTGCGAATGTCTTCGGTGTTCCGATAGGGACAAAGCTTGGTGAGATGCTCGGATGGCGTGCAACTTTCTGGATGATTGTACTCGTAAGTGTTATTGCCACAATACTCTTAATGTTTCAGCTTCCTAACACAATTAACGCTTCAGAAGATGAAGATAAATCTTCGAAACTGCTCTATCCGAAAGAAGCTGCAAAATATATCGGCATCACTTTCTTTATATTAGCTTCTAATTATATTGTATTCACGTACATCAGTCCGATGATGTTAAACGAAGGCTATACGTTAGAGCAAGTTTCGATTCTACTCTTCGTTTGTGGGCTCGGAAGTATCGCAGGTACGAGCTTCGGTGGCAGAATGGCTGATAAATTAGGCAGCAGAAAATGGTTATTGATCGCATTAACGATTTATACGTTGTCTATCTTTCTATTTAAATTATCATTACCTGTATTTGCCGTGCTGCTTATCGTGATGCTCATCTGGAATGTATTTGAATGGAGTACAAACCCTGCAATTCAAATCGGCATTATTAAACAAGTTAAAGGAGATTCCAGTAGTATTATGGCATGGAATATGAGTGCGCTCAATGCGGGTATCGGATTTGGCGCGCTTATCGGAGGCATCATCATCAATAACTTCGATGTTGCGATCACACCTTATGTTTCAATATGCTTAGCTGCCCTTTGTATTGTGCTTGCATATATAATAAAAAGATAA
- a CDS encoding GNAT family protein: MIRQINEVELQDAVDRIAEIYLTNFNDRRPLRELSNDILKLSQHPGFKCFISTQLGTIDGYLYGYTSERDQFYRQLLDQFLSPAQQGMLDGAFEVVSIAVDKHFHKNGIGTQLLDALPPGKYYLTSDVHDIGANAFYYKNDWTLFKGNLYLHPNIPHKNLYYKEIK, from the coding sequence ATGATTAGACAGATTAATGAAGTTGAATTACAAGATGCAGTTGACCGCATAGCAGAAATTTATTTGACAAACTTTAACGACCGTAGACCGTTAAGGGAACTCAGCAACGATATTTTAAAGCTGAGTCAGCATCCAGGATTTAAATGCTTTATTAGTACACAACTCGGAACAATCGATGGATATCTATATGGCTACACGAGTGAACGAGATCAGTTTTACAGACAGTTACTGGACCAATTTTTATCACCAGCACAGCAAGGGATGCTTGATGGGGCATTTGAAGTGGTTTCTATCGCTGTTGATAAGCATTTTCATAAGAATGGTATCGGTACACAGTTATTAGATGCACTGCCACCAGGAAAGTACTATTTAACGAGCGATGTACATGATATCGGTGCTAATGCCTTCTATTATAAGAATGACTGGACACTGTTCAAAGGAAATTTGTATTTACATCCAAACATACCACATAAGAATTTGTATTATAAAGAAATTAAATAA